In the Flavobacterium sp. J372 genome, one interval contains:
- a CDS encoding type IX secretion system membrane protein PorP/SprF: MSKIACKLLLFLLFPAWLWAQQEPQYTQYMYNTLTVNPGYTGSTGNLEGLLQHRTQWVGIDGAPQTQAFTVHSPFYYEKLGLGLSVMNDRLGPADEVYADANFSYSVFVGRSTKLAFGLKAGARMLSIDWARGRAYDEGDPLLQINLNNRINPTIGSGIYVYDDKWYAGISVPNFIRHDYYDDIQEDVIASRMHYYIIGGYVFDITDNLKFKPAVLGKIVSGAPVTVDFSANFLFQELVTVGASYRWDDSVSALAGFQITRNIFAGYSYDYSVTALNKYNDGSHEFILRFTIFPKTSRIKSPRFF; this comes from the coding sequence ATGTCAAAAATCGCCTGTAAACTATTGCTTTTTCTCCTGTTTCCGGCCTGGCTTTGGGCGCAACAGGAGCCGCAGTACACGCAGTACATGTACAATACGCTCACGGTAAATCCCGGCTATACGGGTAGCACCGGAAACCTTGAAGGGTTGCTGCAGCACCGCACGCAGTGGGTTGGGATTGATGGTGCGCCGCAAACACAGGCATTTACAGTACATTCGCCATTTTACTATGAAAAATTGGGGCTTGGCCTAAGCGTGATGAATGACAGGCTTGGCCCTGCTGATGAGGTGTATGCTGATGCAAATTTTTCATATTCAGTATTTGTGGGCAGGAGCACTAAACTTGCATTTGGGCTGAAGGCCGGTGCGCGGATGCTTAGTATTGACTGGGCGAGGGGCAGGGCGTATGATGAGGGCGACCCGCTGCTGCAGATCAATTTAAACAACAGGATAAACCCGACAATCGGTTCAGGGATATATGTTTATGATGATAAATGGTATGCGGGAATATCGGTGCCAAACTTCATAAGGCATGACTATTATGATGATATTCAGGAAGATGTTATTGCCAGCAGGATGCATTATTATATCATCGGCGGGTATGTGTTTGATATTACGGACAACCTCAAGTTCAAGCCTGCAGTGCTGGGTAAAATAGTGAGCGGCGCGCCGGTAACAGTTGATTTCTCTGCTAATTTTCTGTTTCAGGAACTCGTGACGGTGGGAGCATCATATCGATGGGACGACTCGGTGAGTGCGCTGGCAGGCTTCCAGATTACCAGAAATATCTTCGCCGGATATTCATACGATTACTCTGTGACAGCGCTAAATAAGTATAATGACGGCTCGCACGAGTTCATTTTGCGGTTCACCATTTTCCCGAAGACATCACGTATAAAATCACCTCGCTTTTTCTGA